The Pseudonocardia sp. HH130630-07 DNA window GTCGATGTCGGCCCGCATCCGCCCCATGACCCGCTGCAACTGGACCACGTGCTCGTCCACCTGCTTGCGGTCGTAGCCGCGGAGTACGACGTCGAACCGCGGGGAACCGCCCGGGCGGTCCGCCCCGTCTGCCGTCATCGCCTCTCCTCACAGGGTCGTCCGGCACTGCGCGGGGGCACCCGGCCGGGTACACCGACCGACGTCCCCCCGACCACAGGGTAGCCGCGCCCCGACCGCGACGGCGAACTCCACGGCACGGAGCGGTCACCCGGCGGCGTGGCAGGCTCCCGCCGCGGCCCGTTCCGTGGCACGATGCGCGGCTGCCGTGCGGGGGACGCGACGGGCCACCACCGCGCCGGTCGCAGCGCCTACCATCGGGTGGGTGGACTCCTCGCTGAAGGGCACGCTGCACGAGCGCGGGCTGCGGATGACCCCTCAACGACAACTGGTCCTGGACGCGGTCCGCGACCTGGGGCACGCCACGCCGGAGCAGGTGTGCACGCGGGTCCAGCAGACCGCACCGGCCGTCAACATCACCACCGTCTACCGCACGCTGGACCTGCTCGAGGAGCTCGGGGTCGTCCGGCACGCCCACCTCGGGCACGGCGCCCCGACCTACTCCGAGCACCAGCACCGGCACGTCCATCTGGTCTGCCACCGTTGCGGGCGGGTCGACGAGGCCCCCATCGAACTGCTGTCCGATGTGGCCGAACGCACGCTCGGCGACCTCGGCTTCCGGCTGGACGCCACGCACGTGGCGCTCTCGGGTACCTGCGCGGACTGCACCGGTCCCACCGATCGGGTGCGCGCACCGCAGAGCGCGGAGGGAGAACGATGACCGCATCCGGAACCGAACCGGCCACCGACCAGGCACCGGAGCCGGACGCCGCCGTCCCGGCCCACCACGGCGACCCGCCCGCCGAGCAGCGGGCGATGGCCCGCTCGGCCGCCGTCGTCGACCGGGGCCACCGCGACGTGCTGGTGGTGACCGGGTCCGAACGCCTGTCCTGGCTGCACCTGCTGCTCACCCAGCACGTGAGCGAGCTCCCGCCGGGGACCGGGACCGAGGCGCTGGTACTCGACATCCAGGGTCGTGTGCTGCACCACATGGGGGTCGCGGTGACCGCCGACGCGGTCCATCTCGACACCGAACCGGGTGACGGCGCCGCGCTGCTCGACTACCTGGGCAAGATGGTCTTCTGGTCCGACGTGTCGCCGCGGGACGCGACCGCCGAGCTGGCCGTGCTCACGGTGGTGGGGCCGGAGACCGCGCAGGTGCTCGGCGGCGCCGGGCTGCCGGTGCCCGACGCCCCGCACGGCGTCGTCGCGCTGCCGGGCGCCGGTTTCGTCCGCCGGACCCCCGGCCCCGGCCGGGACGCCGCGGACGTCGTCGTCCCCCGCGCGGAGGCCGAGGAGCACCGTGCGGCACTCGTCGCGGCCGGGGCGCGGGCCGCGGGCACGATCGCGTTCGAGGCGGCCAGGGTCGAGTCCCGGATCCCCCGGCTGCACCTCGACACCGACGACCGCACCATCCCGCACGAGGTCGGCTGGATCGGCTCGGCGGTGCACCTGACCAAGGGCTGCTACCGGGGCCAGGAGACGGTCGCCCGGGTCGCGAACCTGGGCCGCCCGCCGCGCCGGCTGGTCCTGCTGCACCTCGACGGCGGTGACGAGGAGCTGCCGCGGACCGGCGACCCGGTGCTCCGCGACGGCCGCGCCGTCGGCCGGGTGGGCACGATCGTGCAGCACCACGAGCTGGGCCCGGTCGCGCTGGCGCTGATGAAACGCTCCGTGCCGGTGGACGCCGAGCTGACCGCCGGTGCCGACGACCGGGTGTCGCCCGCCGCGATCGACCCGGACTCCTACGAGGCCGACCCGGAGCGCCCGCCACCCGGGCGGGCCGCCCGGGACCGCGCCGCGGGGCGCCCCGGCTGAGATCCGGGCCGCACCCGCCCCGGAGCACGGGCGGGCGGGTGGCCCCGGTGGCCCCTCGCACCCACACCTGTGACGACGGCGGTGCCGCGTCGCACATACCGGGGTGCGCAGGGTACGGTTGTAAGCACGACATTGATGAGACGAGAGGGGCCGCCGGGTCGTGTCAACTGACCGGGCCGCCCCTTCCCTGTTGTAAGGGGGACCTGCCATGGGGCGTGGACGAGCCAAGGCCAAGCAGACGAAGGTGGCCCGTGAGCTCAAGTACAGCTCCCCTTCTATGGATCTCGACGCCTTGCAGGCCGAGATCGGTAGCGTGACGGCGGTGACTACTGACAACCGCGATGACGACTACGGGGAGTACGACGACCTCGCCGCGAAGTACAACGACGAGGGCGACGACCCCCGTCGTTGAGCCACGCCCCGACGTCCGGGTGAGCCGGGGACGGTAGTCCCTGCCCCGCCCGGGCGCCGTGGTGTGCGCAGGGCCGGGTGGCCCGCTCGTCGATACGGGCGGCACGCCGGTCGTACCGGGCGGTTCCGCCCGGCCGACCGGATAGGGCAAGATCATGTCCACGACCCGGCCCGGGTCGCCGTCCCTGGTTCCGTCCCGTCCGAGGTGGTCACGACATGCGCGGCAACCTCTTCGCGGTCGCCGTGAACCTCGTCGTGCTCACGGTGCGGTCCGACCGGCTGCACGTCCTGCTCATCGAGCGGGGTGAACGGCCCTTCGCCGGTGCGTGGGCGTTGCCGGGTGGTTTCGTCCTGCCGGACGAGGACCTCGTGCACACGGCGAGCAGGCGGCTCGGCGAGGAGACCGGCTCCGACACCGGCCACGCCGTCGTGGGCCATCTGGAGCAGCTGGCGAGCTACGCGGCACCCGATCGCGATCCGCGGGGCCGGGTGCTGTCGGTCGGGTACCTCGCGTTCGTCCCGGACATGCCGGAGCCCACGCCCGGTGGCGGCGCCACCGCGTCGGCCTGGTGCCCGGTCGACGCCGTCGGCCCGCTGGCGTTCGACCACGAGCGGATCCTGTCCGACGGCGTCGAGCGGGCGAAGTCCAAACTGGAGTACACGACGCTCGCGGCGTCGTTCTGCCCGCCGGAGTTCACCGTCACCGATCTGCGCCGGGTCTACGAGGCCGTCTGGAGCACCTCGCTGGACCCCCGCAACTTCCAGCGCAAGGTCACCTCGACCGAGGGTTTCCTGGTCCCGACGGCGACGCTGGTGACCGGCGGCCGCGGCCGCCCGCCCCGGCTGTTCCGGCGCGGGGCGGCGACCGCCCTGCACCCGCCGATGCTGCGCG harbors:
- a CDS encoding Fur family transcriptional regulator, giving the protein MTPQRQLVLDAVRDLGHATPEQVCTRVQQTAPAVNITTVYRTLDLLEELGVVRHAHLGHGAPTYSEHQHRHVHLVCHRCGRVDEAPIELLSDVAERTLGDLGFRLDATHVALSGTCADCTGPTDRVRAPQSAEGER
- the ygfZ gene encoding CAF17-like 4Fe-4S cluster assembly/insertion protein YgfZ, which produces MTASGTEPATDQAPEPDAAVPAHHGDPPAEQRAMARSAAVVDRGHRDVLVVTGSERLSWLHLLLTQHVSELPPGTGTEALVLDIQGRVLHHMGVAVTADAVHLDTEPGDGAALLDYLGKMVFWSDVSPRDATAELAVLTVVGPETAQVLGGAGLPVPDAPHGVVALPGAGFVRRTPGPGRDAADVVVPRAEAEEHRAALVAAGARAAGTIAFEAARVESRIPRLHLDTDDRTIPHEVGWIGSAVHLTKGCYRGQETVARVANLGRPPRRLVLLHLDGGDEELPRTGDPVLRDGRAVGRVGTIVQHHELGPVALALMKRSVPVDAELTAGADDRVSPAAIDPDSYEADPERPPPGRAARDRAAGRPG
- a CDS encoding DUF3073 domain-containing protein encodes the protein MGRGRAKAKQTKVARELKYSSPSMDLDALQAEIGSVTAVTTDNRDDDYGEYDDLAAKYNDEGDDPRR
- a CDS encoding NUDIX hydrolase, yielding MRGNLFAVAVNLVVLTVRSDRLHVLLIERGERPFAGAWALPGGFVLPDEDLVHTASRRLGEETGSDTGHAVVGHLEQLASYAAPDRDPRGRVLSVGYLAFVPDMPEPTPGGGATASAWCPVDAVGPLAFDHERILSDGVERAKSKLEYTTLAASFCPPEFTVTDLRRVYEAVWSTSLDPRNFQRKVTSTEGFLVPTATLVTGGRGRPPRLFRRGAATALHPPMLRESHRTGERVQPVG